ATTGGTATTCCTGGCCATGGACACACGGACGTATCCGTAATACGACACAGCAAAGCCGCCAACGATCATGTACTCGACCTTGTGATCGTTCAGTGATGTTATAATTCGTGGAAGGGAATTGAAATCAAGCATGTGCAATACCTATACTGGTTGCTTTGCAGCCTTTGGGTGCGATTTCTCAGGAGGATTGTCGCCGCGCAGGAAGTCCATAAAGCTTTCAAACCGTTTGTGACGATCCGCGAGTACAGCATCCCTAACCGTTCCACTGGTCGCGGTGTCTTTCATATCCTCGAAACTGCTGTATTTCCTTACCTTTTCCATAGCGGTAACGATTTTCCTTGGTTATAGAACATTGAAATATACCGATATGGTGCAAAACCGCAATGAAAATTGTCGTGCAATAGATAAATTGTCATACTGTTTCACCAAGATAAAAAGTAGATGAACCGGTACTTTTTATAAAAAAAATTCCTCAAAATTACGGAATTTTTGCAAACTTTTCGAAAATATATATTTGTTAAAAAATTGATAATCAAATCATTAATAATCAAAAATTGTAAACTTCCTAAAAATTGTAATTGCATGTGTTGCGGCGAAGGGATATATTTTCATCACGCACCTAAACGCAATGAGGAGATCCAAGCCACCAGGTGGTCCAAAGCTCCCCATCGATCGGATCGGTGTTGCTACGTTCATTTACGTTTGTCTACAAGCCTCTCTTGTCGACAAACAATACCTGGAAAGAGAGTTTGCTGGACCGTTGATCACGATACCGACAGTGTTTGCAGAGCGAACCTTCTTAGAAAAACTATTTTTACTCCATGAAGAGTTTCGCCGTCCAGTAGAAAAATTAAAGTGGACCGACCGAGTCGCCATTTGTATGACTACATCACTTATCAAAACTGAAGCCGCAAAGAATGCGTTAAATGATCATGAGCTGTATCAGATTATTGTATCGCACAGGTTCGCTTTTTCCAAGGTGAGTGGAGTAGACTATAATCTCCACAATCCCAAAACGCTTAATCCAACGCCACCAAAAGAAATCATAGACACTTGGGCAGCGGGCTATAAGAAAATGTTAGAAGAAATGATTTATGAAGAAAAACCACCGAAATTCGAACATCTTCTGGAATCCTTGGCGGAAGTAAAGAAGAGACTCGTAGCGCTAAAATGGGATTACCAACTAAGGTTTGAAAATGCGAAATGACGTGTGCAGGATCCTGCATATGTTGTGAATAGAAGAATGTTTTTTGGCATTTTCCTGGTACAGGAATAAAGGCCATGAACTGAAAAGACTATAGCGAAGGTATGACCAGCAGAACAAGGAGGATATAACTTCTTTATTTACGTCATGGAAGCAAATAGTTATTGGGTTGACAGGTCTGACATGAAAAGCTATTAATCATCATCATCAGGGAACTGACTTTAATTTTCAGTTTATATGGAATTTAAAGAAGAAAGATCCTACATTCACCGGCATGGATATCTAGAAAATCTGGCTTTATGAGGGTAGTATTGGCATTTGTTGTTTTTTGTGGATTGCTCGCTTCTTGTAAAAACAAAGAGAAGCAACAGACCGAGATTGCCGTGAGAGACACAACAATTAAGATGGAGAATTCTTTCACCGAGCTTTTTATCGACACGGCTGCGCTGGACCACTTTGTCGGCACACATGCCATGCAGGACAGCCTGGTCAATAAAATGCAGAGCTTTTATAACCGCCGTAACTACCAGCTGGCTTGGTTTTTCCCTGATGGTATGGCCGATTTCGTGCATACTTTTCTGAGCCTGCAAGATGATTATATCCATGATTCAGCCGACAGCTCACTGTATGACCCCATGCTTCTGCGCCGCATCGATACGTTGATGCTCCGTCGGCGGATCATACCTACCGACTCGCTGGTGATCAATACAGAGCTGGCTCTGACCGAACACTTTTTCAGGTACACGCAGAAAGCCTACTCCGGAGATGGCAACATTAACATCCGGGAGCTGGATTGGTTTATCCCCCGCAAAAAGATCAATCCCGAAGATTTCCTGGATTCTCTTTTGAAAAATAAAGGAGAGCGTGTGGCCTCTTACGAACCGGTCAACCGTCAGTACAACCTGCTCAAAGAGCAGCTACGGTTTTATTATCCGCTGGAAAACCTGGACTGGACGGAGCTGACACCAGTTAAAAAGCTTAAAATAGGAGATAGCGCCCCGGTCGTTGCCGAAATCAAAAGAAGGCTCGCGTTACTCAAAGATATGGACCCGCAAGACTCGACAGATACGTTTGACTCGACGCTTTTTGAAGGGGTAAAATCCTTTCAGGCCCGCATGGGATTGAAAGCGTCAGGGGAGATTGGGCCTTCGTTTTTTACCGAGCTCAACGTGCCTGTCAGTGAAAGGATACGCCAGATGCTCATCAACATGGAGCGTATCCGCTGGGTGCCGGCTGAGCCCCCCACGGACTACATCCTGGTTAATATTCCTGAATTTAGGCTGCACATGTATGAAAAAGGGCAGCTGGCCTTTGACATGAATGTCGTGGTGGGCTCTCAGGCGCACAACACGGTGATCTTTGCCGGGAAATTAAACCAGATTGTTTTCAGTCCTTATTGGAATGTGCCGCCGAGCATTCTGAAAAACGAAATTTTACCGGGTATCAAACGCAATAGGAATTACCTGGCCAAACACCATATGGAATGGAATGGTAACAGCGTCCGGCAGAAGCCAGGCAAGTCCAACTCGCTGGGATTGGTCAAGTTTCTTTTTCCTAATAGCTATAACATTTATCTCCATGATACGCCCTCCAAAAGCCTTTTTGGAGAGTCTCAGCGCGCTTTCAGCCACGGCTGCATACGTTTGTCTGAGCCTAAGAAGCTGGCCGAATTTCTGCTGCGTAAAGACTCAACCTGGACCAGCTCAAAAATAGCGGCTGCGATGAACAGCGGCAAAGAGCAATATGTCAGGCTGCGCGGTCAGAATGAGATACCGGTTTTCATCGGCTATTTTACAGCCTGGGTGGATCATACCGGAAAGCTCAATTTTCGCAGGGATATTTACGGTCACGATCAAAAAATGGCTGAAAGGCTCTTTGCAGCCGCTAAGTAAAATCGCCAGTTTAATAGTACAACTAAACCTTAATGCTCCATTTCCGGATCACGGCCATGAGCTCTTCGAGCTTAATGGGTTTGCTGATGTAGTCATCCATTCCGGCATCAAAACATTGTTGTTGGATACCCTCCATGGCATTGGCCGTCAGGGCAACGATGACCGGCTGCTCAACGACCGTTTTGCGTATCACCCGCGTTGCTTGTAGTCCGTCCATGACCGGCATCTGCATATCCATTAGAATTAAGCCGTAATTTTTCTGATTGGCAAACTCGACAGCTTCCTGCCCGTCGCTAACCAGGTCGGGCTCGTATCCGAGCTTTTGCAGGATACGGACGATCACGTGCTGGTTAATTTGGTTGTCTTCGGCTACCAGTAATTGGAAGGGGTAATTTTTGGAGAAATCAGTGGAAAGCTTGTTGGTTACGGTAGCTTCGGTTTTAGTAAGCAATTTGGTCTGCAAAGCGTTCATAATGTGGCCGCTGAGCACATGCTGCCGGATCGGCTTGGTCAGTATGGAGGTGAAAAGCTGCCGATGCTGATCCTGGATGTCCTCGCCAACCGAGCTTAGCAAGATGATAGGTATCTGGGGCGCGTAACGCTGCACATTGATGGCGAAGGCAATACCATCCATTTCGGGCATCTGCATGTCAGTGATGACCATATCAATTTTTGGCTCATCAAACAAGATCTCCATCGCCTCTGAGCCCGAGGAGGCCATCATAGGTACCAGCTTCCAGTTTTCCATCTGTCGTTGCAAAATCGCCAGGTTGGTAGCGTTGTCGTCGACGAGCAGGATCCTTTTTCCGCGATGCTCATCGATATCATGATCGAGCTGTTTGGGTAAAATTTTGCTTCCCTTGCTGGCTTTCAATGTGAAGGAAAACGTCGAGCCGCGGTCTATCTCGCTGGTCACGCTGATTTGTCCGCCCATGAGCTGCACCAATTTTTCGGAAATGGCCAGTCCCAGGCCTGTGCCGCCATATTTTCGGGTAGTTGATGAGTCTACCTGTGAAAATGCTTTGAAAAGCCGGTTCATTTGATCGGCTGAAATCCCTATTCCGGTATCGCGTACGTCAAACCGCAGGCTGAGCTTTTCATCTGCGGTTTGCTCTTTCAAACTCACCGACACGCATACCTCGCCCTGGGTAGTAAATTTCATCGCATTGCCTACCAGGTTAATCAAAATCTGCCGCAGTCGCAGCTGGTCCCCCACGATCTGCTCGGGCACGCGCTCTTCGATCTGATAGACCAGGTCCAGGCCCAGTTTGGCGGCTTTACCGCCAAATATGTCCAAGACATCCTCGATGCTGTGACGAAGGTTAAAGTCTTCATTTTCAAGTTCCAGGTTCCCGGATTCAATCTTTGAAAAATCGAGAATGTCATTGATCACATTGATGAGCGTATCCCCGCAGGTGGCAATGGTTTCGGTGAACATGCGCTGCTCCTCGCTGAGCTGGGTTTCGGCCAGCAAAGCGGCCATGCCGATTACGCCGTTCATCGGTGTGCGGATTTCGTGGCTCATCGTGGCCAGAAAAACGCTTTTGGCCTGGTTGGCCTTATCGGCTTCCTGGCGTGATTTGACCAGCTCCGCATTGGTAGCACGCAGGTGCGCATTGACGTTTCTTTGGATTTCCTCATTTTGTTTGCGTACCTGAGAGAGCTGCGCTTCTTTTTGAAGACCAGCCATTTGCACGGCCTGGCTAATGTGAAGCTCATAGTATTTGTTGAGCATATAGGCCCAAAGGCCACAAATGAAAAAGATCGCAGCGGCCAGCAGGATGTGGATGGTAAAGGTCAGCAGGTCAAAGTATTGTAGCTGGGTAAAATAAACACCGGGCACGCCTGTATTTTGCAGGTACCCAAAGACGGCATGATGAATCAGCACGATGATCATCATGGGGATTTGCAACTTCCATTTCTGATAGGTAATCAGTACGGCGCTGCCAATAAACGCAAAAAAGTGCATTTCAAACATGCCATGCATCTGATAGATAAATTGGGCCATAAAAATGCCCAGAATAACGCTGAGCACATATTGGTACAAATCAGAATGGGGTAGGGCCAGTTTGACCGAGTAATAAGCAACCAGTAAAATCCCGCCGACACCGAGCGCGATCAGCCAGGTATCATAGAAAACAGCCAGCAGCAGACCGATCAAAAAATAGCCTATGACAAAGATATTCATCAAGCGGTCAGATCGCTCCTTGAGCTCTAACTGAAAGCTGTCCACAGGCCTATCGGGTAAAGTACTTTCTTGATTCATATACGTTGAGTGAGTTTAATTTTTACAAACCGGCATCGTGCAGCCGTAAGATTTCAATGCTTTTGCACTCCAAATGGGAAGCATCTGGCTTTTGAGTAAGGCTTCAATCGCATTTTTGGCATAGGCCGTTTTTTCATCTGTACAGTAGCGGCTTGCGTTGTAATTACCGCGGTAGTACAATTTTTGCTCACGGTCCAGCAGGGCGGCCTGCGGGGTGGCGTATACTCCGCAGCGGACTGCAAGGGAGGGATCAAAGATGACGTCAATGTCCACACCTATCTTATCCTGGATTTTTTCAGCGGTGTATTTTTGATCAGATAAAACCACTACCACAAAGTCAATTTCCTGGCCATACTCTCGCACCAGTGATTGAAAATGGCTTTGATTAAATCTCGAACACGGGCATTTGGGGTTATAGAAATGCAGAAAAACAGGTTTATGCTGCCCAGCGGCAGTCTTCGGGCCCAGATCGATCTGGGTCCCAATGGCAACAGGCTTATAATTTTTGGGGACGGGTGTGGGCAGCTGGTAAATCCAGTCGTTATACCAGAATAATGCGCCAACCATCGAAAGCAGCAGCGTGAGCCACGCGGTCACCAAGCCCATTCTAATCATTGAGGAAGCAGTATATGGAGGTATGTTGTAAAACTAATTTTTTAATTAGCTACCAAATTTACTTTAAAACAAGCGAAAGCGGGCAGTTTTTGCGCACTAAATTTTAGCTACAAACTGCCCAGTAAGAACACTTTGCGTAATGACCCGCTGTTGCATCCCCCTGAATTTGTCAGTAGACGAAAGCCGTTTATCCAACTTTCCGGGCTGTATGTCGACGTTTTTTTTTTATCTCGCAGATTCCCTCTTATTTCCCTCTCTCAGCTGAATTCACCCATTTCCTATTATGACCATGAGAAAACATCTATTCATTTTTCTGGTGCTGGCATGCGCTTTTCGGCCGCTGCTAGCCCAGGACAGAACGGTTACCGGAAAGGTAACCGATGCGACAAGTGGCGAGCCGCTGCCCGGCGTTAACGTCCTTTTGAAAGGAACACAGATCGGTACATCCTCCAATACCGAAGGTATTTTCAAACTGGAAGCCCCTGCTGGCCCGATCACGTTGGTACTTAGCTTCATCGGGTATGCCACCGTTGAAACCAGTGTTGACAATCTGCGTGCAGTGGAGGTATCGATGCAGCCAGATGCCAGGCAGCTCAGCGAAGTGGTGGTGACGGCCATGGGCGTGGAAAGAACGCGCAATTCATTGCCCTACGCGGCCACCCAGATTGAGGGGAGCTCAGTGACGGCCGGCCGCAATCCGAACCTGATCAACTCGCTTTCGGGTAAGGTGGCGGGTCTCAACATTACGCAGACCAATACACTGGGCGGCTCTTCCAATGTGGTCATCAGGGGCACTAAATCCCTTACCGGAAATAATCAGGCGCTTTTTGTCATTGACGGTGTTCCTGTCAACAACGACGTGGCCAACACCCGCAGCCAGCGCACAGGAAGTGGTGGATATGACTACGGGAATCCGGCTGCGGACATCAATCCGGATGATATCGCTTCGGTCAGCGTGCTCAAAGGTGCAGCTTCCACGGCCTTGTATGGTTCGCGGGCTTCCAATGGCGCTATTTTAATTACTACAAAAAAAGGTAAGAAGGGACTCGGCGTGACCATTAACAGTGGGCTCACCATTGGCAAGGTCGATAAGAAAACCTTGCCCGTCTACCAAAAGCAGTACGGGGCTGGTTATGAGCAGACTTGGGGCGAGTTTGATGTCAATGGTGATGGAAAGGATGATCATACGGTCTCGTTCCCCGACGACGCCTCATACGGTTACGGCTTCGATCCCAGTATTATGGTTTATCACTGGGACGCATTTGACCCGGCTTCGCCCAACTACCAGAAGACCAGGCCCTGGGTAGCTGCCGAGCACGGGCCGGAGTACTTTATGGAAAAATCCGTATCGAGCACCAATAATATCATGGTGGAGGGGGGCAGTGAGAAGGCTACCTTCAAGGTAGGTTACAACCGTAGCATCGACAAGGGGATCATACCCAATAGCCGCATTACCAAGAACATGGTCAATCTGGCCGGCTCATTAAAAATGGGCTCGAAGCTGTCCGCTCAGGCCAGTGTCAATTTTACCCAACAAGACGGTCTGGGGCGTTACGGCTCAGGTTATGGTTCTGCCAACCCTATGCTGGGTTTTCGCCAGTGGTTTCAGACCAATGTGGATATCAAGGAGCAGAAAGAAGCTTACTTTCGCAACCGGCAGAACATTACCTGGAACTGGTCGGGCCCGGATGATCTGACGGCTGCCTACGCAGACAATGTTTATTTTACCCGGTATGAAAATTATGAAAACGATAAGCGCTACCGCACATTTGGTAACATTGCCGCGATTTACGATCTGGCCAGCTGGCTGAAAGTGACGGGCCGCATCTCGCTGGATAGTTACGATGAATTGCAGGAGGAGCGCTTTGCGATAGGGAGCACTACTAACTCGGACGATCCATACTACATCCGCTATAACCGGACATTCCGCGAGTTCAATTTTGATCTGTTTGCCAATTTTCAAAAGAGCTTTACCAAAGACCTTTCATTGAGCGGTCTGGTGGGTATGAATATGAGACGTTCGCAGGCCAATTCGTTGCAGGCCTCCACCAGTGGTGGTTTGGTCGTACCGCGGCTGTATGCTTTATCCAACTCCAAAAGCCTGCTCTCACCACCGATCGAAAGCGCGCAAAAGATCGCTGTCG
The genomic region above belongs to Dyadobacter pollutisoli and contains:
- a CDS encoding nucleotidyl transferase AbiEii/AbiGii toxin family protein, translating into MRRSKPPGGPKLPIDRIGVATFIYVCLQASLVDKQYLEREFAGPLITIPTVFAERTFLEKLFLLHEEFRRPVEKLKWTDRVAICMTTSLIKTEAAKNALNDHELYQIIVSHRFAFSKVSGVDYNLHNPKTLNPTPPKEIIDTWAAGYKKMLEEMIYEEKPPKFEHLLESLAEVKKRLVALKWDYQLRFENAK
- a CDS encoding L,D-transpeptidase family protein; amino-acid sequence: MRVVLAFVVFCGLLASCKNKEKQQTEIAVRDTTIKMENSFTELFIDTAALDHFVGTHAMQDSLVNKMQSFYNRRNYQLAWFFPDGMADFVHTFLSLQDDYIHDSADSSLYDPMLLRRIDTLMLRRRIIPTDSLVINTELALTEHFFRYTQKAYSGDGNINIRELDWFIPRKKINPEDFLDSLLKNKGERVASYEPVNRQYNLLKEQLRFYYPLENLDWTELTPVKKLKIGDSAPVVAEIKRRLALLKDMDPQDSTDTFDSTLFEGVKSFQARMGLKASGEIGPSFFTELNVPVSERIRQMLINMERIRWVPAEPPTDYILVNIPEFRLHMYEKGQLAFDMNVVVGSQAHNTVIFAGKLNQIVFSPYWNVPPSILKNEILPGIKRNRNYLAKHHMEWNGNSVRQKPGKSNSLGLVKFLFPNSYNIYLHDTPSKSLFGESQRAFSHGCIRLSEPKKLAEFLLRKDSTWTSSKIAAAMNSGKEQYVRLRGQNEIPVFIGYFTAWVDHTGKLNFRRDIYGHDQKMAERLFAAAK
- a CDS encoding response regulator; this encodes MNQESTLPDRPVDSFQLELKERSDRLMNIFVIGYFLIGLLLAVFYDTWLIALGVGGILLVAYYSVKLALPHSDLYQYVLSVILGIFMAQFIYQMHGMFEMHFFAFIGSAVLITYQKWKLQIPMMIIVLIHHAVFGYLQNTGVPGVYFTQLQYFDLLTFTIHILLAAAIFFICGLWAYMLNKYYELHISQAVQMAGLQKEAQLSQVRKQNEEIQRNVNAHLRATNAELVKSRQEADKANQAKSVFLATMSHEIRTPMNGVIGMAALLAETQLSEEQRMFTETIATCGDTLINVINDILDFSKIESGNLELENEDFNLRHSIEDVLDIFGGKAAKLGLDLVYQIEERVPEQIVGDQLRLRQILINLVGNAMKFTTQGEVCVSVSLKEQTADEKLSLRFDVRDTGIGISADQMNRLFKAFSQVDSSTTRKYGGTGLGLAISEKLVQLMGGQISVTSEIDRGSTFSFTLKASKGSKILPKQLDHDIDEHRGKRILLVDDNATNLAILQRQMENWKLVPMMASSGSEAMEILFDEPKIDMVITDMQMPEMDGIAFAINVQRYAPQIPIILLSSVGEDIQDQHRQLFTSILTKPIRQHVLSGHIMNALQTKLLTKTEATVTNKLSTDFSKNYPFQLLVAEDNQINQHVIVRILQKLGYEPDLVSDGQEAVEFANQKNYGLILMDMQMPVMDGLQATRVIRKTVVEQPVIVALTANAMEGIQQQCFDAGMDDYISKPIKLEELMAVIRKWSIKV
- a CDS encoding TlpA family protein disulfide reductase, producing MGLVTAWLTLLLSMVGALFWYNDWIYQLPTPVPKNYKPVAIGTQIDLGPKTAAGQHKPVFLHFYNPKCPCSRFNQSHFQSLVREYGQEIDFVVVVLSDQKYTAEKIQDKIGVDIDVIFDPSLAVRCGVYATPQAALLDREQKLYYRGNYNASRYCTDEKTAYAKNAIEALLKSQMLPIWSAKALKSYGCTMPVCKN
- a CDS encoding SusC/RagA family TonB-linked outer membrane protein — encoded protein: MRKHLFIFLVLACAFRPLLAQDRTVTGKVTDATSGEPLPGVNVLLKGTQIGTSSNTEGIFKLEAPAGPITLVLSFIGYATVETSVDNLRAVEVSMQPDARQLSEVVVTAMGVERTRNSLPYAATQIEGSSVTAGRNPNLINSLSGKVAGLNITQTNTLGGSSNVVIRGTKSLTGNNQALFVIDGVPVNNDVANTRSQRTGSGGYDYGNPAADINPDDIASVSVLKGAASTALYGSRASNGAILITTKKGKKGLGVTINSGLTIGKVDKKTLPVYQKQYGAGYEQTWGEFDVNGDGKDDHTVSFPDDASYGYGFDPSIMVYHWDAFDPASPNYQKTRPWVAAEHGPEYFMEKSVSSTNNIMVEGGSEKATFKVGYNRSIDKGIIPNSRITKNMVNLAGSLKMGSKLSAQASVNFTQQDGLGRYGSGYGSANPMLGFRQWFQTNVDIKEQKEAYFRNRQNITWNWSGPDDLTAAYADNVYFTRYENYENDKRYRTFGNIAAIYDLASWLKVTGRISLDSYDELQEERFAIGSTTNSDDPYYIRYNRTFREFNFDLFANFQKSFTKDLSLSGLVGMNMRRSQANSLQASTSGGLVVPRLYALSNSKSLLSPPIESAQKIAVDGVFANATLGFRETVYLDLSARRDQSSTLPKANNAYFYPSAAVSFVYSELLKNLSWLSYGKFRANYAEVGSDAPFGATNKYYNKQGDEIGKPVGGFDGVPLFSVPNTRFNSNLKPERTKSAEFGVEMAFLGSRLGFDFTTYNAHTFNQILPVTVPTTTGYGYKFINAGEVSNRGIELSVFVTPVKTASLTWTVNANWARNRNNVEALAEGDNMVLATYQTSVTSNATVGRPFGVLRGTGYVIHENGGRVIDANGQYKKTGSSTEIADPNPDWLGGVSNTVSFKGLSLYFLVDVKKGGQLYNLDTYYGFGTGMYPETAGLNELGKPSRLPVAEGGGILLEGVKEDGSPNDVRLENVANALGTDGPNQTQIYGAGFVKLREASLTYSLPASLIARLKAFKGVDLSVVGRNLWIIHKDVPYSDPEAGFGAGNLGMGFLSAAYPSARNIGLNIKLRF